Proteins encoded in a region of the Thermoplasmata archaeon genome:
- a CDS encoding DUF4956 domain-containing protein — MSGIFESIFSTADSMGPFEFLICIGSALVVGFIVSAIYIYKNAHSDSFALTVALLPAIVSVVIMVVSGDIGAGIAIAGAFSLVRFRSAPASAKEIAIIFLAMAAGLLIGMGFLAFALIFVAIICAVILLASHVNFGKPRTRMAEKVICITIPEDLDYNSDIDTVLAEYTSACELVSVKSTNMGSMFKLKYNVTLKDELQQKELIDKIRVRNGNLEVAIMRQEEKTGGL, encoded by the coding sequence ATGAGCGGCATATTCGAAAGCATATTCAGTACCGCTGATTCGATGGGCCCATTCGAATTCCTGATCTGCATAGGGTCGGCATTAGTGGTGGGATTCATCGTTTCTGCGATATACATCTACAAGAACGCACACAGCGACAGCTTCGCACTGACAGTAGCTCTGCTGCCCGCGATAGTCTCCGTCGTCATAATGGTGGTCAGCGGAGACATCGGAGCTGGAATCGCCATCGCAGGAGCATTCAGTCTGGTAAGGTTCCGTTCCGCACCTGCATCAGCTAAGGAAATCGCCATAATATTCCTGGCCATGGCAGCAGGCCTCTTGATCGGAATGGGATTCCTTGCATTTGCCCTGATATTTGTCGCAATAATCTGTGCAGTAATACTGCTAGCATCGCATGTGAACTTCGGCAAACCGCGTACCAGGATGGCCGAGAAGGTCATTTGCATAACAATACCTGAGGATCTAGATTACAATTCGGATATCGACACCGTGCTTGCAGAATACACCAGTGCCTGCGAGTTGGTCTCAGTCAAGTCTACCAACATGGGAAGCATGTTCAAACTGAAGTACAACGTGACTCTGAAAGATGAACTACAGCAGAAGGAGCTCATCGATAAGATTCGTGTGAGGAACGGAAACCTGGAGGTCGCCATCATGCGCCAGGAAGAGAAGACCGGGGGGCTATGA
- a CDS encoding polyphosphate polymerase domain-containing protein: protein MVQNMVFKRYELKYLMSEEQKESVYSALKDHMVLDRYGRSSIRNIYFDTDDFQIVRRSIERPVYKEKIRVRSYGRPQSDGEVFVELKKKYKSVVYKRRLTMPLDEAMGWLTTEHGDYPHSQIGEEIDFTKNRYRGIRPAMLLSYEREAYYDKSGSDLRITIDSDIMARMEDVNLDSELGGHRVLPEGYTLMEIKTMYGYPEWLLDILNSTHLYKSSFSKYGNAYKEMVLCRMPEGFLKIPTGPATVENHSRLLQDTVA, encoded by the coding sequence ATGGTGCAAAATATGGTATTCAAGAGATACGAACTGAAGTACCTGATGAGTGAAGAACAGAAAGAGTCTGTCTATTCCGCCTTGAAAGACCATATGGTTTTGGATAGGTACGGGCGCTCTTCCATTCGCAACATCTACTTCGACACGGATGATTTTCAAATCGTCCGCCGTTCAATTGAGCGTCCAGTCTACAAGGAGAAGATACGTGTGCGCAGTTACGGTAGACCGCAGTCAGACGGCGAGGTGTTTGTAGAGCTGAAGAAGAAATACAAATCGGTAGTCTACAAACGTCGTCTGACAATGCCGTTGGATGAGGCAATGGGGTGGCTTACAACTGAACATGGAGATTACCCTCATTCGCAGATCGGAGAGGAGATCGATTTCACAAAGAACCGCTACCGTGGGATAAGGCCTGCGATGCTTCTCAGTTACGAACGTGAAGCATACTACGACAAATCAGGTTCTGACCTCCGCATCACGATAGACAGTGACATTATGGCGCGTATGGAGGATGTGAATCTGGATTCAGAGCTTGGAGGTCACAGAGTACTGCCGGAAGGCTATACACTCATGGAGATCAAGACTATGTATGGTTACCCGGAATGGCTGCTAGACATTCTGAACAGCACCCATCTCTACAAGTCATCGTTCAGCAAGTATGGCAACGCGTACAAGGAGATGGTCCTCTGCCGCATGCCTGAAGGATTTCTGAAGATACCGACCGGACCGGCAACGGTAGAGAATCACAGCCGTCTATTGCAGGACACTGTGGCGTGA